CCCACCGGCCGCCTGGCAGCCTCCCCCTCCCGTGTCCGCCTCCCTGCGCCACGGCACCGGTGGCCGCGTGCCGTGCCCCAACcggccccgcgccgccacccgcggcTGGCGGCCACGCCGGCCTCACGCACCAGGGCGACCGGTGGCCCGTCGCCCCTCACCTCCCGCCAGTCctggcccccgccgcggcgccgcccccgccggccagcCGGCCCCCTGCCCCTGCTGAGCCTAAGTGCCTAGATCCATGAAATAGGTTGATTTCTACTTTCTAGtttcatttctttttgaaaattGCTCCATGATTGCTACCTTTTACATTGCAAAGTCAggaatatttcatttcattgagcAGGACTGTCATTGAATATTTGAGTCTTACTTTGCAATTGTAACATTTCATTCCTTAGAATGGAGAAATACTATGCCAAAAAAGATGCGTCAAAGAGTAGTGCCGAAACCATAGAGAGTTGGGTTGAGCAAAAAAGATCACGGATTGAACTTGATATGAGAGATATAGTTGCTGATCCAGGAGAAAGGAAGCCAATTGATGATTTTCATCATGACATTAGGGATGAGGCAAGGAGAGCATATCGTCAAGACCGAGCAAAGGAATAAAATGAATGATGATTGGCTGAATAGTAGGATGATGTGCTATATTGAGCGGGATTTGTTTGCATCgattgaagatgaaaaaatTTTAAAGCACTTTCAAGGCTTAAGAAACCGTAAGATGAATTTGCTAAACGAGGGCTCAAGGTGCGTGTTGTTTACTTGTATTAGTCTATTTCAATACATAATGTTATCTTGCTTTTATAAAGCGCTGAGATGTTGAAATTTTTTATGTAGAATTGAGAATGTCGATACAAGTGGAAGTGGTGTTAATTCATGAAGACACGtatagttctttttttttgtcgtGGAAGATTCTTAATTTGGTACTTTTCTACCTTCAATGTTTTACGTATTGTTTGAGTCTATTGGTTGAACACTTGGAATCTAGAaaattatataattatttgtattctttgaaaaatatgttatatcTAATAGTGTATGGCTAGTAAGATTTTAAGCCTTATATTAGTTAGTCCGGGGCGGAGTCCGTTTTTGATCCGCCACCgtttattattatatatatttatggctACTTAGTGTATGCTTGTGTGCACTATGAAAAATTAGGGTAATTCGTCAAATTCTTGAATCGGCAAATGTTTATTAGCCCTCATTAATTTTTTCTCTCCAGTTCCACACATACAGAAGCACGTACGCTGCAGCTAATGGAACGTTTCTTGCATCGCAAGTGAAACAACGACTAGCTAGTTGCCCGGCCGGCCCCCACACAGTCCACCCATCCCCGCGCACGTTGCAAGCATCGATCTCCGGCACGTTGCGGCGCTCGCGAGAGCATCTTTCTTGTTTCCTCTTCAAACAATAAGGCCTCGTCTCGCTACGCTTGCTCCCTGGTCCCTGCACGCAGCACACTTCAGCAAGATGAGGCTGGCGTTGGTAGTTATTCCACCAGAATCCTACGTACGAGATCGAATTCCGAAACGTTGTAAACTCGCCGCAGCGGCGAACAATCTCGCGCGGTTTCGGTGCACAAGCTGCAGTCCCCCTCTACCTGTGTCTCCCAGACCCAGAGCGAGCGTGGCCTGCCAGCAAATGCAAAGgctttgcagccttgcagggaCAGGTGGTACCACACGGCCACGCCTCGCAGAGGATCGCGTCGCAGCGCCGGGGGTCACCAGCGGAACAGCAGCCGCAGAGGATAGTTGTAGTGGATAAGCACGGGCCTACCAGCCTATCCATCCCCTCGTCATCAtggtccgtccgtccgtccttAATTTATCGTCACCGCAGTACGCAGCTCATCTCTTTCGCTCGATCTGGGTGGACTCAAaggcacccccccccccccccccttaaATCTATCTGATTTCGGTTGGATTGGGCCCTCTTTTATAGGTGTGTggttaccattttacccttgctTTCTTCGTGGCCCCAATGTCCCGTGCTCTTCAAGTTACCATCTAGCCTTCTTCtgatcttctctcctcctcaaATAATCGCTTTAATTAGCTTGTGCTCCCAAATGTACTCTATAATCATCTCCGAGTAGAGTTGATTTAATATTGGTTCAGATTAGGCTTGCAAAATATATCTGATTCTTTTTGGCAAAAACCTAAGCCCGACTTGCTCGAGGCTCGCACCAGTATTGTGAGCTGTCTGGGAGTATAATCGGGCTTTTTTGCGGTTTTGAGTGCTGAGTAAAAATAATGAACCTGTGTAATGAGTTGGTCGAGTCTGAGTTAGCTAAGTCAAACTGGGTTTACAAGGTCATCCATGAACATATGTTAGTTTTCAGTCTTAGCTCCAAGAGCCGTagcttcaaaaaaaatttatataaaaaatcatGTGTAACTCGGTTTTCCTTTTGAGGTAGGGGGATTTGTGGAAAATTCAAAATACCATGTTAGACGTGTCATTTGTAAATATAAAGGGGATGTCCAGAATGCTAATTCTGCATCTAGCAATCCATATCCAATGATCATCTCTACACCCTTATCTTCAGCTAGTTCACGTCGAGGTAACCTCAATACCTAAAACATtaagaaattcaaaattcatAGTATCCCATATATGCAATGAACGTAGCTTCCATAAACAAGCTTCCTTTTAGGTGTCGTGCGAGCCCATGACACCTCTGCATCACCCACGATATACTCCTACGAAGCATTCCGATCCAGATCAAACAGTTTTTCTCGGTCCCTATCCAAGAACATATCCTTCTAGAAAAAACCGTCCAAATTGTTGACTTCTCAGGCCTCTGCTTGAAAACCCACCCAGCGACGACAGACCAGAATAATAAATCATCCGGCCTAATCCAACAAGATCAGACCACCAGGGGCACCGCGGTAACTTCGCCCCTCGCGACGCATGCATGCACGGACGCATCTCAACGGCCGAGACGGCCCGACCCCTCCGATCCGACGGCGGAGGAAACTCGCCGGGCGATAGGTCCCGAAAAACACGCGTGAGGCGGCGTGCCGGTCACGTGACCCGCCACGTTATATCCCGGCCCCAACTCCGCCTCCGGCGAGCCGGCCCGCCATCTCTGCCAGCACCGGGGGCCCGGTGGCTCGCCGGCGTAAATCAACCAAAACCCCGTGGCATTCTCGAGCGGTGCCGTAGtcccgcgctcctcctcctagtTTCTTTGCTTCGCCATAACACTGGCTTAATTAGAGCGGCGGTTTTCGAGAGGTGGGTGTAGTGCTCTGCTACTTCGCCTCGAGGGTTTGGTTGGTGGAGGTGGGGAGTGGGAGAGTTGGAGTACCTGCGGCAGCGAAGATTCGGGCGGGCATGGGGAACGCGGCCGCCAAGGATGGGGAGAACGGCCACATGGCGGCTCGCaacggcggcgggagcagctcggcggggggcgccgccgcgaggccgccgccgttgtCGCCGCCGGACGCGGTGATGCTGGAGCAGCCACCGCCCGTGCCCTACCTCTTCGCGCCGCAGGTGATGATGATTTATTGTTAcccgaaaaaaaaaaaggaaacgatGATTTGAGAGGAAGAAAGAATCCCCCCTCCTGTGATGTTCTTGATATTTTCGCGTGATAGAATTGCTCGGCTGCCTCATTCTTCCGGTGCTTCGTGCAAATTGTGGTGGTCCTAGGGTCCGCAGGCAGAAATTTCGAAGAGAAATTGGTGCTCGGTTGTTTCTTGCTCCTGCTTGGCCAACTAATTCAGTTTTGCTCGCTGCGTGCTTTCTCTTCTTGTATAATCCAACAATGGTAATTAAATTTGTTTCAGCTGTAGAAGTGGTGCGTATCACTGGATGTAACTTTCAGATCTGTCGCTAAACTGCAACTTGTAGATGTTTGTGTTTTTCTCAAAGAGTAGATTCTCTCGTTGGGATAACAGTGCAccatgcaaaaacaaaaaagcatcgaagaaaagaaagataaagAACTAGGCAGTGCAACAAAAAGATTATAAGGGATTTGGCTGTGCCTGGATTCTACAAAGGGTTTTGGTAGTCCTGAATCTTGGACTGGGTTGGGTGGACAATTTGGCCCTCCTTTCTCCAATCGCACGCGCATACTTTTTTAACCCTTCTATTAGATATTTAGCTGCGGGGGCACAAATGACTAGATaatgcaagtgttgttgattgtttcatttttcttcctcgGTGACTGCACGCCACATTGTGACAAAATTGTTACAGCCTGGTCTTGGTTTGAGGACCTGTGGTCTCTTTAAATGCATACTTTGTGCTTAGAGTTCGCCAGTGTTCGATGTACACCGCAGACCAGATTGCTTGCTCTTGGTTCTTGGATGGTCCCCATGATGGAAAAAAATGTTAGGCGCCATGCTCTAGAAATGTGATTCACAATCGGATTTATTGGAAAGAATCATGTGATTGAACACAAGTACAGTACTTTATTCAAGGCTGCTTAAATGAAACCACTAGTTAGACCTGCAAGGGCACATTTTGTATTTGACTGCATCATTTGATTATCCCTTCACCTACAATTTACATGAGAGACAAATGGCTGCCTCTTGGAGCATTAGGCTGGTACATCTAGTTGGATAAAGTTTTCGATCAGGTATTTGCTTATATGGATGTTGTAGATGGGTCATAAAGCAGGTGCTCGGGCAATgtgatccaaaaaaaaaaattgatctgGTAACAGTTCATAGTCCTAACTCCTAACAACTGCCCCTTGTGTTTATAGTAACTTTGAAGCCATCTTATTATTAGTGTATATAAGCCTCCCATTGAGCTACGGATTCTTCACCAGAGTCATCTTGTTATGATGCTTAGTTTTCCCTTACCACTTGACTTCTTGTGGACTCCATTTAAACTTATGAAAATGTATAAAAAGTGACGTACGTCGTTAACCCTTTCCTTTTCTAAAGGGAATTACTGATCCTTTCAGACCCTTTAATACTTTAATACTGGGAGATATATAAATGGGCTCGTGCTTCGGATTGCTCTAAAGTTTTTGTAGGAGTATTGCCTTAACTAAGCATATGTCAATATTGCTCAACGCATTTTTAGTTGGGACAAATCACATTTATTGGCATTGCTGCTGGTCCTACTTCAACTTACAGGTAACTGCACCTTGCAGGTTCCAGTTGCTCCACTGCAGAGACCTACTGAATTTTCTCCTGTTTTCAACCATTCACCGATAAATGGAACAGATGAATCCACCACCAACCACGCCCTGGAGAAGGGGATTCCAACTCTGATTACATGGAGTCAAGGAGGAAATGAGGTGTTTCTGGAAGGATCTTGGGATAACTGGACATCGAGGTATATGCTAAAATCAGAATTTGTGTCTTCAGAAACCTTATTTACATCCCAGATTCTTAGGGTAAATTACTAAATCATAAACTCGGTATGTTAATCTCAGGAGAGCATTAGAGAGGTCTGGCAAAGATCACGCCATCTTATTGGTTCTTCCATCCGGAGTATATCATTACAGGATCATTGTGGATGGGGATTTGAGATACATCCCTGAGCAACCTTATGTAACTGATGAGTTAGGACAAGTGGCCAACCTCCTCGATGTCCATGTCAGTAAGGATATTATATTTCTGTTTCATCATTCAAACTTCTGAGAACCTAACAGCAGATTGAGAAAATTACTGGGGGTATTTGCTCTAAGCCATCTAAAGGTGTTAATGTCAGTTCCCGTTACATCTGAAAAACATATTTGTGTTGAACAGGATTATGTTCCTGAAAGTCTTGACAGCGTAGCTGAATTTGAGGCTCCTCCATCACCCGAGCACAGCTACGACCTGCAATACCCAGGAGATGAGGAATTCGCCAAGGAGCCGCCCACCCTGCCGCCCCAGCTTCTCATGTCTGTCCTCGGCGATGGTGATCCTGATAACGCTGATGATCAACCTCCAAAGCCACAGCACGTCGTCCTCAACCATCTGTTCATCGAGAAAGGGTGGGGATCTCAGTCGCTGCTTGCCCTCGGAGTCACTCATCGGTTCGAATCCAAGTGTGTGAGCTTTGTGCTCTACAAACCGCTAAGGAGGTGACAGTGTGACACTGCTGAAGAAGAAAGGAGTGTTGGCTAGGGACTGATGGAAGTGAATAATGGGAGAGTAGCTGACTTGGTAGTGTTGTACAGAAGGGAAACGCAGGAACCCTGGCTGAtctttttttcactttttttgAAAGTAATAAACCGGTTTCCGTCGCCTGAGCTGATCGAGAAAATGAAAAATATTTGAGCTTGAAAAGGACTTTCCTCAATGCTCTTCTTGCAATTGTGAAAATTTATGTGGCCTGAAAATTGTAGGGGTCATGCATTGAATTGTGCAGATATCTGGTCTTTGTTCTGTGCTGTAGAGATAACGAAAGAATGGTGAGACCAGCAAATCAGTTAGCAACTCGGCTGTATCGCCTGGATAAAGTTGATGTGTCGATTTGCTGGAGACGTAGATAACAAGGACAGGGAAAGGAAATGGTAGATAACGTTGTGCGATCACAAGCTGCCTGGATTCGTCAGAAAGACTCGATAGAGACAGTGGCGATAAGAGCCGCTCCTTGTCAGTAGCTGGATAGCAATTATTCAGAAAAAAAgatccctttttttttgcaaaagtaTCAGTATTTTCCGTTTAACGTTGTCGTGCTGGGCTCGTAACTTTTGCAATACAAAATTTCCAAGCCCGTGCCATCCCGGCCCAACCCACGAGAACATCAACTGAGAGACCGTGTCACTGAATAAAATCCGGGCGTTCGTTTCCTTGGCAATCCTTTTAAGCCGTAGAGAGACCATGTCTGATACACACAACATGATAGTACGTAGGTACATGTTCTTTTACTGGACAAGAGTAGTGTTAAACCCAATCTTTGTACAAGGCAGAACAAATGgactgttcgcttcagcttattcagctggcttatcagccaccaaacatattttcctctcacaacaaatcaatcgtttcagctttttagtcggcttataagctgaagcgaacaggcccaaaaTGTCCAGGACGATTCCAATACAAAGAGCCCTATCTCGTTACCTCAAGCTTCAGATTTTGATATATCGACGTCGACGCCAACAGCGTATCAGATTGAGCACTGGGCTCTGAATTCGAGAGACACCGGGCTCCTGCAAACTGCAGTGTCTGAACTTGAAGTGGCTAGCACCTAGTACTTGCGCAGAAGTTTATTTGCGACCCAGGGCTCTACGGTCCGGCATTTTCAGCGGGGCGGACCGAGAACGAGGCTACCCAAGCTGTGCTTCGGAGCCTCCTTTTCTCTAattaaaattatatttttttaagctAAACATCACATATGTTAAAAGGGTTACATAGgctcgggctgcagcccgggtccTAGATCCGTTCCTGATTTTCACCCTAGTTGCGAACTTGCGATTAACACAAAGTACTTATCTGAATTATTCATAgggcatgtttgtttctttctgGATTATATAAATTGGATTATAGTCGAAGGGTAGGAGGGTAAAAGATCATCATGGACCACTAGGGAaccacaaataatctgaaataagttAGTATTAGGTAGCTTATTTCAGAAAGTTATATTTTACCATAGTACCCATGACccataatccaacttatataatctaggtGGATTATAATAATCCCAAACAATCCGGCTCTATGGTTATATCACCTCCGGCTATCTGGAAAAAAAGTTTACAGATTTTATGCGCTTCGGATGAACAGCACTGACAACTGCAAGCAGGCTTCACCGTCGTACGGACAAAAGAAACTAGAGGACGGAGCCTCAGACCCTTTACGCATTGCGCTCGTTAATCCTTTGAAAGATAATCAATCAGAAGCATCGGTAGAGGATTAGAGTTGCAAGAATGTTTGAATGCTTTGTCTCGACGCCGTCAGCAGTATAAGTTGAAGAACAATCAGGCAAAGGGCCATAGCATCCTCCGCAAGACCTTGCTCCAACTTCTGCGGCCTCCAATTCCATCTCAAGAGCTAGATTTGGATAGGTACAGGGCTTAGGAAAAACAAACACAGCACTCATATGAGATTTTCATGCATTGTTTAAATtttaatatatttaaaaattactCGTACACTAATACATAAATAATTTTGCTTGaaatttgtttttaaaaaaatccaaatgCCCAAAACTTTAACGGGATTTTTAATGTGGCTAAAATCAAAAGTGTTATGCAAAATTTTAGCGGATTTTTTAATGTGGCTAAAATCAAAGGTGTTACGCCTTGCATGTCAACTAAGGTTTGCATCCatcttatcttactattactaattgaaggtttttttgaagcctccagatgaagccacctaggatcctaggtgaacactctagaaaaaaaaaagaaatataagaaattctcacaaaaaagtaaaacatctaTCCATCAATCAGTAGACTCGAAGCATCATAGTCATTGGatatattatgttttctaaaaattatccacctatgccattatgaaaatagactaaagtaaccccctaaatctatatctaaattacccacctttgtcattatataaaataaactaaagtaacccctaatctttatctaaattacccacttatgctattataaaaataatttaaaataccccctaaatttgcaactaaattaccACTACTacttaaaaatattttaaagtaACTCCttaaatttgtatctatattacccacatatgccataacttaaaaataacatgaggtgaccctaaatttgaattcaaatcaccttcattaaaaatatatatccaAATATACacaaatatataattctaaattatctataaaTTACATTATTGATATATtgtataataattaaggtatatacgcataatatgtgtcaccatttataaagatatagatgaAGAGAAAGTAATGAGAATGTAGATTtgtatgttaaaattatagctcaaacttagagtctattaaacaaattcaagcgcatacctacaatgaaaagttaaaaattataaatgttGATGAAAACATTATAGAGTTAACTAAAATCTATTACAATCGGacgaagataataagtatatgtttatataagtattgtgttcgaatatttaacaaatgagaagtaactcaaggtaatagttttgtagcaatgtggacttattttttttcattggagactcccATTAGTTCTCACAAGACACACTAGCAAAAAAATCCTTAAAaatctcacaaaaatcagaaacatcaaacgtcaatcctgtaaactctaataatcttAGTCATTGACcttttatattttctaaaaaactaCCACcactaccattatgaaaatattctaaagtaaACTTGAGagcctatatctaaattaccaaaaTCTGCTATTATAAAAACTAATCTAAAGGAatctcataatcttcatccaatttgaCGATGCATGTCATTATAAAGCATATTAAAATgatattctaaatttgtatctaagttacccacatatatcattattgaaaataacctaaagtaaacacctaaatcttaatataATTATCTTCGTGTTCATCGTACATAGATGTCAAAAaaactaatatataattctaaattacctatttatatcattgttaatatacaAGTactacgttaaggtatataagCATGATGATGGGTGTCACCATATAGTTTATACATGTATATGTGAAagaaatattgatttttatgctaaacataatgtatggacgTGCGATACGAAATGAagaaagtgtgaatgtggatgaaaaggtatatagagtaattactaattaaaaattaatcactACTagacaaagataagtacacatctatatgagtattaagttaaagtattaaaaaatgagagagtagtagataaacaattttgatttttAGCCAGGAGTCTAATTTGTAAATAATGTTGAAAtataataatttttaaaattattagtCCGTGCGGGAGCTCGAGTTAATTGACCAGTAATTAACTAACTGAGCAATGCTAAGTTCTCATTAAACTCATGCCCTTTTGTATAGGAGGACGCAGCGACCACACATGCGCGATCACATCCTTCCCTTCAAAAAGTGTAATATGACTTTTCTTATTTGCAACCAGGTCAATTTGCTACAAGGTCTTATTTGGTCAAACTTTGTACAACAAGAGTAATACCAGTCGCCTTCTCAAAAAAGGCCCAGAAGGCTCAGAAGTCAGAAGCAGAGCATATCAACTCGCAGCGTAGCAGCCGCTCTGCCTTCCCCTGGAGCCATGCACCACCGCCTTCTCCCCATCCTTCTCCTCTGCTCGTCTCTCCTCGTCGCAACGACCAACGCCGACAATGAGCCGCAATACAAGGGCTGCCCGAGCGACGCGAACTACACGCGCGGCATTGCGTTCCAGGCCAACCTCGAcgcgctcctctcctccctccccgccgccgcggcctcgacCTCCGGGTTCGCCGAGaacgccaccggcgccgcgcccGGCCAGCAGGCGTACGGCCTCGCGCAGTGCCGCGCCGACGTCAACGCGTCGGACTGCCGCGTGTGCCTCGATGGCCTGGTGCAGGACATGGCCAGCGACATCAACTGCTCCGTCCAGAAGAACGCCATGTTCATCTACGACAAGTGCAAGCTGCGGCACTCCAACACAAGCTTCTTCGGCGACTTGGACACGTCGGTGGTGTTCTCCGCGTGGAACTGGCGGAACGCGACGGGGCCGGAGCAGTTCACGTCGCAGCTCGGCTCGCTGATGAGCAGCCTCAGGACCAAGGCGGCCTAGGAGTCCCCGCGGAGGTTCGCGGTTGGCTCGGTGACGGTGACACCCTTGGTGAACATCTACGGCATGGCGCAGTGCACGCGgaacgtcgccgccgacgaCTGCAACCGCTGCCTCGTCGGCGCCGTCAACTACATCCCGACGTGCTGCGACGGCAAGCAGGGCGGGAGGGTCATCTCCTGGAGCTGCTCCATTCGCTTCGAGGTGGAACCGTTCTACAACGCCCAGGCCGCCGAGGAGGCgatgtcgccggcgccggccccagGTGGCGGGTCAGTGAACGGTGAGTTTTTGGTCTCCGGTCCGTCTCCTGTCCCGTCACTTTCCTAACGCGTCTGCTAGTTGACACTTTTGTCACTGCGTTAACGTGTCCAACACCGTTTTGTGGACCTTTTCAATTCAACCTCGCGTCTTGGCTGAACCTTTTCCGTTGTAGAGTAGCATGCGTGTCAACTTCAGATTCAGGGCGGTGACCGTCTAACTGATATGCTATCAAAGGCTGAAATGGCTTCTGTTCTGAATTTTCAACGAAGGCGGCGCAGGAAGCAACCACACTGTCAGGACGGCTCTCCTCGTGTCAATTCCTGTTGCTGTCGCGCTGCTGGTACTGCTGCTGGTTGCTGTCTATCTCTGCAGGAGGAACAGAAAGCCACACAAGCATGTGCAGATCGCGACCGCCAGTAAGTACCGAAAATATCTGACGAATAGTTCATGCAACGTTCAGAGAATCAGAGTAACCTCAATCTGTCATGTTCTTCAACAGGACATGAAGATATTGACGAAGGAATGAGAAGCTCAGAGTCTCTGTTGTATGATTTGAGCATGCTCCGAGCTGCCACCGACAAtttttcagaagaaaacaagCTGGGCGAAGGCGGGTTTGGGCCTGTCTACAAAGTAACAAACTTTTATAACTGGAACCTGAAAATTAATCCCAGAAACCTGACCTCGCATGAACGAATAATTGATGATACCATGGTCTCAATGTTCTTCATCAGGGTACACTGCAAAACGGGCAGGACATTGCAGTGAAGAGATTGTCCGCAACTTCGCAGCAAGGACAAGTGGAGATGAAGAACGAGGTTTTCCTGTTGGCAAAGCTCCAGCACAGGAACTTGGTGCGACTGCTCGGCTGCTGCATCGAGGAACACGAGAGGCTCCTCGTCTACGAGTTCCTAACCAACAACAGCCTAGACAAGATCCTCTTCGGTGCTGCATTCAGACAACCATAATCCTAATAATACTGTCATTTTGGTCCAGATG
This sequence is a window from Setaria italica strain Yugu1 chromosome III, Setaria_italica_v2.0, whole genome shotgun sequence. Protein-coding genes within it:
- the LOC101777549 gene encoding SNF1-related protein kinase regulatory subunit beta-1, yielding MGNAAAKDGENGHMAARNGGGSSSAGGAAARPPPLSPPDAVMLEQPPPVPYLFAPQVPVAPLQRPTEFSPVFNHSPINGTDESTTNHALEKGIPTLITWSQGGNEVFLEGSWDNWTSRRALERSGKDHAILLVLPSGVYHYRIIVDGDLRYIPEQPYVTDELGQVANLLDVHDYVPESLDSVAEFEAPPSPEHSYDLQYPGDEEFAKEPPTLPPQLLMSVLGDGDPDNADDQPPKPQHVVLNHLFIEKGWGSQSLLALGVTHRFESKCVSFVLYKPLRR